A genomic window from Lactobacillus sp. ESL0677 includes:
- the coaA gene encoding type I pantothenate kinase encodes MKNYLQFNRDQWASFSAGNQVKISQDELAKIKSLGDVVNLTDVREIYGSLTKYLYLVYQEKRALQDRQCEFLHQKVTAAPFIIGISGSVAVGKSTTARLLQVLLSRTYPELRVHLMTTDGFIYSNQELKRRNIFDRKGFPESYNMSLLTNFLQDVLAGKDDIVYPLYSQELSDIVPGQYGHVKKPDILIIEGINTLQLPTNGQIVTSDFFDFSIYIDAAEELIEKWFMQRFVRVLELNKNNPNNFYYEMANGPRESALQLAQETWQMVNLVNLREYIAPTKQRASLILHKTTGHLIDQIYLRHF; translated from the coding sequence ATGAAAAATTATTTGCAGTTTAATCGGGATCAGTGGGCGTCGTTTTCCGCGGGTAATCAGGTCAAAATTAGCCAGGATGAGCTGGCAAAAATCAAATCGTTGGGCGACGTTGTTAATTTAACAGATGTGCGTGAAATCTATGGCAGTTTAACGAAATATTTGTATTTAGTTTATCAAGAAAAGCGGGCACTGCAGGATCGGCAGTGTGAATTTTTACACCAAAAAGTAACAGCAGCTCCATTTATTATTGGGATTTCGGGATCAGTAGCCGTTGGTAAATCAACGACGGCACGGTTATTGCAGGTGCTCTTAAGTCGAACTTATCCCGAGTTGCGGGTGCACTTGATGACGACCGACGGCTTTATTTATTCTAATCAGGAACTAAAGCGGCGGAATATTTTTGATCGTAAGGGCTTCCCCGAAAGCTACAACATGAGTCTGTTAACTAACTTTTTGCAGGACGTTCTAGCTGGTAAAGACGATATTGTTTATCCACTCTACTCACAGGAATTAAGTGACATTGTGCCGGGCCAATATGGTCATGTTAAAAAGCCGGATATTTTGATTATTGAGGGGATTAACACGTTGCAATTGCCAACCAATGGCCAGATTGTAACCAGTGATTTTTTTGATTTTTCAATTTATATCGATGCTGCAGAAGAACTAATTGAAAAGTGGTTCATGCAGCGCTTTGTCAGGGTGCTGGAGCTAAATAAAAATAACCCTAATAACTTTTATTATGAAATGGCTAACGGCCCTCGTGAATCGGCCTTGCAATTAGCTCAAGAAACTTGGCAAATGGTAAATTTGGTCAATTTACGTGAATATATCGCCCCAACTAAGCAGCGAGCAAGCTTGATTTTGCATAAAACTACTGGACATTTAATCGATCAAATCTACCTCAGACACTTTTAA
- a CDS encoding DUF3021 domain-containing protein, translating into MKLFKKILRYGCSGILPGIAIGFLVALSFNLAYQTTDFIPSSTTFINHFHSVTLATLISAILWALMGFLGGAASLVFMQEKWNITKQTIIHFIVMFCLFTPLAILAGWFPLNFLWLSFYTITFIIVYAIIWYTSMLKAKKQVAKLNEVIKENK; encoded by the coding sequence ATGAAGTTATTTAAAAAGATTTTACGTTATGGTTGTTCAGGAATACTACCAGGAATTGCCATCGGCTTCCTTGTGGCTCTCTCATTTAATCTCGCATACCAAACTACCGATTTCATCCCGTCAAGTACGACTTTTATCAACCATTTTCATTCCGTTACTCTTGCCACGTTAATTTCCGCAATTCTCTGGGCACTGATGGGCTTTCTAGGTGGCGCAGCGTCTCTGGTCTTCATGCAGGAAAAGTGGAACATTACTAAGCAAACAATCATTCATTTCATCGTAATGTTTTGCTTATTCACACCTTTAGCCATTTTAGCAGGCTGGTTCCCATTAAACTTCCTGTGGCTGAGCTTTTATACTATTACTTTTATCATTGTTTATGCGATTATCTGGTATACATCAATGCTCAAAGCTAAAAAACAAGTTGCTAAATTAAATGAAGTAATTAAAGAGAATAAGTAG
- a CDS encoding LytTR family DNA-binding domain-containing protein: protein MLVKFNLNPKFQPTWIAINTTKKTAKSERMADAIAHLVNDWQIQGFAAGKIKMISLYEITRFYTQNKHVVCEVGQQVYRIKSRIYELNEKLPPDTFIQISSSEIVSLASIDSLALTKTGSYQVNLTNGETTFTSRRYMQKLRKEFLK, encoded by the coding sequence ATGCTTGTAAAATTTAACCTAAATCCTAAATTTCAACCAACTTGGATTGCGATCAATACGACTAAGAAAACCGCAAAATCGGAGAGAATGGCTGATGCAATTGCCCACCTTGTCAACGATTGGCAAATTCAAGGATTTGCTGCGGGCAAAATCAAAATGATTTCACTTTATGAAATTACCCGCTTTTACACTCAAAATAAGCACGTTGTCTGTGAAGTTGGCCAGCAGGTTTATCGGATTAAATCCAGAATATATGAACTTAATGAAAAATTGCCACCCGACACTTTTATCCAAATTTCTAGCTCCGAAATTGTCAGCCTCGCAAGCATTGATAGTTTAGCCTTAACTAAAACTGGAAGCTACCAAGTTAATCTGACTAATGGCGAAACCACCTTTACTTCCAGAAGGTACATGCAAAAATTAAGAAAGGAATTTTTAAAATGA
- a CDS encoding DUF4097 family beta strand repeat-containing protein, translating into MKKPKITFVLLLACFMLTETGCSINNHQSISTKEAKQTSLLNTKRSQHIPSFNNINMDITNAKVTVEEGKNFAVTYYSRKNDKPTVTVNRNCLWISQKPQQRKSYYLRAILKITVPAKTKLEQFKFKGTCTSLNLNKLYIKQSNIVSNDNNNDGHGDNTLIKNSTILQGKLYDNVGVLTVKNSNLHSLKINNSIDDVDFKNVLLDNSELTCACGDISIVNAKITHGYKVIAETGDISIKNAKTSGFYSKSGDENQLFDQENDSDDGSVLKKGPQKGNVLKVYSNYGTNEIS; encoded by the coding sequence ATGAAAAAGCCAAAAATTACTTTTGTATTATTACTAGCCTGCTTTATGCTAACCGAAACTGGTTGTTCTATTAATAATCATCAAAGCATCAGTACTAAAGAAGCTAAACAAACAAGTTTATTAAACACAAAGCGCTCACAGCATATACCAAGTTTCAACAATATTAATATGGATATTACCAATGCCAAAGTAACAGTTGAGGAAGGTAAAAATTTTGCCGTAACTTATTACAGTAGAAAAAATGATAAGCCAACTGTTACTGTTAACAGGAACTGCCTATGGATTTCTCAGAAACCCCAACAAAGAAAATCCTATTATTTAAGAGCTATACTAAAAATTACCGTTCCAGCTAAGACAAAGCTAGAGCAGTTCAAATTCAAAGGCACTTGTACATCTTTAAATCTAAACAAATTATATATCAAGCAATCAAATATAGTCTCTAATGATAATAACAATGATGGTCACGGAGATAATACGTTAATTAAAAATTCAACAATTTTACAAGGAAAATTATATGACAATGTAGGTGTCTTAACTGTAAAAAACAGTAATTTACATTCTTTAAAAATTAACAATTCAATTGATGACGTTGATTTTAAAAATGTACTTCTAGATAATAGTGAACTTACTTGCGCTTGTGGAGATATTTCAATAGTGAATGCTAAAATTACACATGGTTATAAAGTAATTGCAGAAACAGGTGACATCTCAATTAAAAATGCTAAAACATCAGGTTTTTATTCCAAATCAGGTGATGAAAATCAATTGTTTGACCAAGAAAATGATAGTGATGATGGTAGTGTACTGAAAAAAGGTCCTCAGAAAGGTAATGTTTTAAAAGTTTACAGTAATTATGGTACTAATGAAATTAGCTAA
- a CDS encoding SGNH/GDSL hydrolase family protein: protein MKNIILFGDSLFNGYRNGRDTNLITTGLQKALGSNFHVTNFSQSGATTADGLMRLPLIDDDADLVVLEFGTNDAASDWGLSSRLYEHNLQKLITAIGAGRCLLVGPSYPNPDNKNIMQYYTSTSLACYNEIAQKLALQHNIPFIDLIANLRNLPQLASYYQTDGQHFSDLGNEVLINLVANAIKEK, encoded by the coding sequence ATGAAAAATATCATTTTATTCGGTGATTCCTTATTCAATGGCTACCGCAATGGTCGCGACACTAACTTAATTACTACTGGCTTACAAAAAGCTCTTGGTAGCAACTTCCACGTAACTAATTTTTCCCAGAGTGGAGCAACGACTGCCGATGGCTTAATGCGACTGCCGCTAATTGACGACGATGCCGACCTAGTTGTCTTGGAATTTGGCACTAATGATGCGGCGTCGGATTGGGGTCTATCAAGCAGGCTTTACGAGCACAATTTACAAAAACTGATTACGGCAATTGGTGCCGGTCGCTGCTTGCTCGTCGGACCTTCTTATCCTAACCCTGATAACAAGAACATCATGCAATATTACACTTCAACTAGCCTAGCCTGCTACAACGAGATTGCACAAAAACTGGCACTGCAGCACAACATCCCGTTTATTGATTTAATTGCTAACTTACGCAACTTACCCCAGCTTGCTTCCTATTATCAAACTGATGGGCAACACTTTTCTGACTTAGGTAACGAGGTTCTAATCAATCTGGTAGCTAACGCAATTAAAGAAAAATAA
- a CDS encoding ABC transporter permease, whose protein sequence is MNLITSSIGQGLLWALLGIALFLTFRILNFADMTVEGTFPLGAAITVTAITKGVSPLMATFLGFLGGAAGGLITGLLYTKGKIPILLAGILVMTGCLSVNLRIMGGSNVSLLGQKTFFSAKIFQSLPRYFDSVLIGGGTIILITILIALFLETDLGQAFIVTGDNQMMARSMGINTDNMTILGLSLSNGLVGLAGALIAQSNGYADANMGIGIIVIALASIIIGEVVFGYLTLNQRLIAVILGSIIYRFVLLIVLQLGFSTNDLNLISAIILAICLMLPTLRHALKLDGILRKGVSQYGK, encoded by the coding sequence ATGAATTTAATAACTTCAAGCATTGGGCAAGGACTATTATGGGCTCTTTTAGGTATCGCCTTGTTTTTAACATTTCGGATTCTGAACTTTGCCGATATGACGGTTGAAGGAACATTCCCGTTGGGCGCAGCGATTACGGTAACGGCGATTACTAAGGGCGTTTCGCCACTTATGGCTACTTTTTTGGGTTTCTTAGGTGGTGCTGCTGGCGGCTTAATCACCGGTTTGCTTTATACTAAGGGCAAAATTCCAATTTTATTAGCAGGAATCTTGGTAATGACCGGTTGCTTGTCAGTTAACTTGCGGATTATGGGTGGTTCAAATGTCTCTTTGTTAGGACAAAAGACCTTCTTCTCAGCTAAAATCTTCCAATCGCTGCCGCGGTATTTTGATAGTGTCCTAATTGGTGGCGGCACGATTATCTTAATCACCATTTTAATTGCCCTGTTTTTAGAAACTGATCTAGGTCAGGCGTTCATTGTAACTGGTGATAACCAAATGATGGCGCGGTCTATGGGTATTAACACCGATAACATGACAATTCTCGGGTTATCCTTGTCGAACGGGCTAGTTGGTCTAGCTGGTGCCTTAATAGCACAGAGCAATGGCTATGCGGACGCCAACATGGGAATTGGAATTATCGTAATTGCCTTGGCCTCAATTATTATTGGTGAAGTAGTCTTTGGCTATTTGACCCTTAATCAGCGGTTAATCGCGGTTATCTTAGGTAGTATTATTTACCGGTTTGTTTTATTAATTGTTTTGCAACTGGGCTTTTCAACTAATGACCTGAATCTGATTTCCGCAATTATCTTAGCAATTTGTTTAATGTTGCCGACATTGCGGCACGCGTTGAAATTGGACGGAATTTTACGTAAAGGGGTGAGCCAATATGGAAAATAA
- a CDS encoding helix-turn-helix transcriptional regulator translates to MIKNNLKMLRAQKNWTQAELADKVGISRQAVISIERYKYMPSLELAFKLANAFELSITDVFYQEEQK, encoded by the coding sequence TTGATTAAAAATAATCTTAAAATGTTACGAGCACAAAAGAATTGGACCCAAGCAGAACTGGCAGATAAAGTTGGTATTTCACGGCAAGCGGTGATTTCGATTGAACGCTATAAATACATGCCCTCATTAGAATTAGCGTTTAAATTGGCGAATGCTTTTGAATTATCAATTACTGATGTTTTTTATCAGGAGGAACAAAAATGA
- the helD gene encoding RNA polymerase recycling motor HelD → MVKAMDEKQFEQKHLDVILKMIKERRAELTAAIKSAEGEARNLNSHFFDDVRLDYDGYSTSMETALSIHQQQQLLDERENAWQHSAKQLGTVQRLEKKPYFARVDFKEGSEKPETIYIGLGSFADKDNHFLIYDWRAPISSIYYDGKLGQVSYLSPDGEITVDMTKKRQFMIEDGQIVNMFDTDESIGDQMLLEVLGEKSSTQMKSIVTTIQREQNKIIRNTSADLLFVQGAAGSGKTSAILQRIAYLLYRYRGNLTSSDVIMFSPNQLFNDYIKNVLPEMGEQNMVQMTYWQFVARRLPGMNVENLFDQFEDQNADTAIGKFKDSTAFFKLVTRYAKHLNKRGVVFKDIFFRNKKRPFFAKDKINEIYYSYNSNYNLSNRIDATREELIKTLNRKINTETKKAWVSETIESLSKEQLNALYDRPDQEFDSEEKEEKFLGRKIVIKALGKVYQQIRHNNFINMRAQYLSFLRAVPKMTDLNKWQISATDWAKHVEDVKASFMKHYIHMNDVSAYLYLYDLITGRHVNYEMRYTFIDEIQDYTPFQLCYLKYNFPRAKFTMLGDLNQAIFTKDESRSLLKQISGLFDPEKTAVVQLTKSYRSTKQLTDFTKQILRQGEKIESFNRQGPKPALWGRKDDGEAIVILEQVLETNTTGKMTTAVITKDLASAKFVSQKLKEDGVKATLIATANQRLVDGTLVIPSYLAKGLEFDAVVMWDASKASYNQADEIQLVYTITSRAMYKLDLIYTGEKSPLLAVNPQTYEEK, encoded by the coding sequence ATGGTAAAAGCGATGGATGAAAAACAGTTTGAACAGAAGCATCTCGATGTCATCTTGAAGATGATTAAAGAGCGGCGGGCAGAATTAACTGCGGCGATTAAGTCGGCTGAAGGTGAAGCGCGTAACTTAAACTCGCATTTCTTTGATGATGTTCGGTTAGATTATGATGGTTATTCGACCTCAATGGAAACGGCCCTTTCTATTCACCAGCAGCAGCAACTGCTTGATGAACGTGAGAATGCTTGGCAACACTCCGCTAAGCAGCTCGGTACTGTTCAACGACTGGAAAAAAAGCCTTACTTTGCCCGAGTAGATTTTAAAGAAGGCAGTGAAAAGCCAGAGACAATTTATATTGGCTTAGGCTCATTTGCGGATAAGGACAATCACTTTTTAATTTATGATTGGCGGGCGCCGATTTCTTCCATTTATTATGATGGCAAGCTGGGGCAAGTTTCGTATCTGTCACCAGATGGTGAAATTACCGTTGATATGACAAAAAAGCGCCAGTTTATGATTGAAGATGGCCAGATTGTAAACATGTTTGATACCGATGAGTCAATCGGCGATCAGATGCTCTTAGAGGTGCTGGGAGAAAAGTCCAGCACGCAAATGAAGTCAATTGTGACGACGATTCAGCGTGAGCAAAATAAAATTATTAGAAATACCAGTGCTGATTTGTTGTTTGTTCAAGGAGCTGCTGGGTCAGGCAAGACTTCCGCAATTTTACAGCGGATTGCGTACTTGCTTTATCGCTATCGTGGTAATTTGACCAGTAGCGATGTAATTATGTTTAGTCCCAACCAATTATTTAATGACTATATTAAAAATGTCCTTCCAGAAATGGGTGAACAAAATATGGTCCAAATGACTTATTGGCAGTTTGTGGCTCGGCGATTGCCGGGAATGAACGTGGAAAACCTATTTGATCAATTTGAGGATCAAAATGCAGATACGGCAATCGGCAAGTTTAAGGATTCGACAGCTTTCTTTAAACTGGTAACGCGTTATGCCAAGCATTTGAATAAGCGCGGCGTTGTCTTTAAGGACATCTTTTTCCGGAACAAGAAGCGGCCATTTTTTGCTAAAGATAAAATAAATGAGATTTACTATTCATACAATTCTAACTATAATTTAAGTAATCGAATTGACGCAACGCGTGAAGAACTGATTAAGACACTTAACCGCAAGATTAATACGGAAACTAAAAAGGCTTGGGTGTCCGAAACAATTGAAAGTCTGAGTAAGGAGCAATTGAATGCTCTTTATGATCGCCCAGACCAAGAATTTGATTCCGAAGAAAAAGAAGAAAAATTCTTGGGCCGCAAGATTGTAATTAAGGCCTTGGGTAAGGTTTACCAGCAAATTCGGCATAATAATTTCATTAATATGCGCGCGCAATACCTGAGTTTTTTGCGCGCGGTACCCAAAATGACCGACCTTAATAAGTGGCAAATTAGTGCTACTGATTGGGCGAAGCACGTTGAAGATGTGAAGGCCAGCTTTATGAAGCATTACATTCACATGAATGATGTTTCGGCATACTTGTATTTGTATGATTTAATTACCGGTCGCCACGTTAATTATGAGATGCGTTACACCTTTATTGATGAAATTCAGGATTATACGCCGTTTCAACTGTGTTATTTGAAGTATAATTTCCCGCGGGCAAAATTCACGATGCTCGGCGATTTGAACCAGGCGATTTTTACTAAAGATGAAAGTCGCAGTCTGTTAAAGCAGATTAGTGGCTTGTTTGACCCAGAAAAGACGGCGGTGGTGCAATTAACCAAGTCATACCGGTCAACTAAACAATTAACCGACTTTACCAAGCAGATTTTACGGCAAGGCGAAAAGATTGAATCGTTCAACCGCCAGGGACCAAAGCCGGCATTGTGGGGTCGCAAAGATGATGGTGAAGCGATTGTGATTTTAGAGCAAGTTCTGGAAACTAATACGACTGGCAAAATGACAACAGCAGTTATCACTAAGGATTTGGCAAGTGCCAAGTTTGTCAGTCAAAAGTTGAAAGAAGATGGCGTCAAGGCAACACTGATTGCGACTGCTAACCAGCGGTTGGTTGATGGCACGCTGGTTATTCCGTCATACTTGGCTAAAGGACTGGAATTTGATGCCGTTGTCATGTGGGATGCCTCTAAGGCGAGTTACAATCAGGCAGATGAAATTCAACTGGTCTACACGATTACTTCACGCGCAATGTACAAGCTCGATTTGATTTATACAGGGGAAAAGAGTCCGCTATTAGCGGTTAACCCGCAAACATATGAAGAAAAATAG
- a CDS encoding linear amide C-N hydrolase encodes MIGCSSFTLETKDKKHFLSRTMDFMMEMAEQVVYTPINKTFAVAYSAKQEITSKRAFIGLGVIQDFDNAPVTFDGVNDQGVMGATLYFPGYASYHEQAAANTWAVSPDKVVSVILSQASSLADIEQLFKTQITIVNDASPSLKAVSPLHFIFSDTTGASLIIEPEEDGVHIIKDSIGVMTNSPDYHWHETNLRNYLSVTPINMTTLTF; translated from the coding sequence ATGATTGGTTGCAGCAGTTTTACATTAGAAACGAAAGACAAAAAGCACTTTTTGTCACGAACAATGGACTTTATGATGGAAATGGCCGAACAAGTAGTTTACACGCCAATTAACAAAACCTTTGCCGTAGCGTACAGTGCCAAGCAAGAAATTACCAGTAAACGTGCTTTTATTGGCTTAGGTGTAATTCAAGATTTTGACAATGCACCAGTGACTTTTGATGGTGTTAACGATCAAGGCGTGATGGGTGCTACTCTGTACTTCCCCGGTTATGCCAGCTACCATGAACAAGCAGCAGCCAATACCTGGGCAGTATCACCTGATAAAGTCGTTTCAGTGATTTTATCGCAGGCCAGCAGCTTAGCTGATATTGAGCAATTATTCAAAACGCAGATCACAATTGTCAATGATGCTAGTCCTAGTTTGAAGGCAGTTTCGCCATTGCACTTCATCTTTTCAGACACAACTGGTGCAAGCCTGATTATTGAACCCGAAGAAGATGGTGTTCATATCATTAAAGACTCAATTGGTGTTATGACCAACAGCCCTGATTATCATTGGCACGAAACTAATTTACGTAATTACCTGTCTGTAACGCCCATCAACATGACGACGTTAACTTTTTAG
- the trpX gene encoding tryptophan ABC transporter substrate-binding protein, with protein MKRMLAFISAILLFLGVDLVVAPKAASQTNQAAPKTEVVHVGILQMMTHPALDQIRQGVVAGLKEEGLTTGKNLKIDFLNAQGDQSNLKIMSQQLANKDSLLVGIATPAAQALANSAPKTTPIILAGISTPATSGLVKSEAHPGGNITGTSGLNPVTKQFELMHAVMPHAKKIGIIYTSSDHGGQTNAHAFARVVKQAGLIPKLYTISNTNDLQQVASQMVSQVDMVYAPQDNGVASAMKTLVNVANNVNIPVFPCAETMVPDGGLASYVISQKEMGRVAGVMAAKVLRGKNPATYPVATVKSGYYMINKKEMRKLHIKIPAAIMRAASQHGKVIK; from the coding sequence ATGAAACGAATGCTCGCATTTATAAGTGCTATCTTACTGTTTCTTGGGGTTGACTTAGTTGTAGCTCCCAAGGCAGCTAGTCAAACTAATCAAGCTGCACCTAAAACGGAAGTTGTGCATGTCGGTATTTTACAGATGATGACCCACCCGGCACTTGATCAGATTCGTCAAGGTGTCGTTGCTGGTCTAAAGGAAGAGGGCCTAACTACTGGCAAAAACTTGAAAATTGATTTTCTAAACGCTCAGGGTGACCAAAGTAACTTGAAAATAATGTCCCAGCAGTTAGCCAATAAAGACTCGCTGCTGGTAGGGATTGCCACACCAGCGGCACAGGCACTGGCAAATAGTGCGCCAAAAACTACACCAATTATTTTGGCCGGTATTTCTACCCCGGCAACTAGTGGCTTAGTCAAGAGTGAAGCCCATCCTGGTGGCAACATTACAGGTACTTCGGGTCTTAACCCAGTTACCAAACAATTTGAATTAATGCATGCGGTTATGCCACATGCAAAGAAAATCGGCATCATCTACACGTCATCAGATCACGGCGGTCAAACTAATGCCCATGCTTTTGCTCGTGTTGTGAAACAAGCAGGTCTTATTCCAAAACTGTATACAATTTCTAACACCAATGATCTCCAGCAAGTAGCTAGTCAGATGGTAAGCCAAGTTGATATGGTTTATGCCCCACAAGATAATGGCGTGGCTTCGGCGATGAAGACATTGGTAAACGTTGCCAATAATGTCAATATTCCGGTCTTTCCGTGTGCGGAAACAATGGTGCCGGATGGCGGGTTAGCCTCTTACGTTATCAGTCAAAAAGAGATGGGCAGAGTTGCCGGCGTAATGGCAGCGAAAGTCTTGCGTGGTAAAAATCCGGCAACGTATCCGGTTGCGACGGTTAAGAGCGGCTACTACATGATTAATAAAAAAGAAATGCGTAAATTACATATTAAAATTCCAGCAGCGATTATGCGTGCTGCTAGTCAACATGGGAAGGTGATCAAATGA
- a CDS encoding matrixin family metalloprotease: MEKFLHFLCKLSCALVIVISLGSLYVSAISPANTPSQVVLAKHPAQKTAKNSGKNCHWPKRTAKVYINLGNNPELTQAAQDAISAWNDTGSFTFTKTNKKKQAQIIIGPSFDPDTKATGLTGITYNPKTKQLYKAKIKLNVYYLLNPLYDYTYQRIINTVEHELGHAIGLNHNKGKSVMYPAGSIYPIEPQDVAKVKQIYHHR; this comes from the coding sequence ATGGAAAAGTTTTTACATTTTTTATGTAAATTATCTTGTGCATTAGTGATTGTTATTTCCCTAGGCAGCCTTTATGTATCGGCTATTAGTCCCGCTAATACGCCAAGTCAAGTGGTGTTAGCTAAACATCCAGCTCAAAAAACCGCCAAAAATTCGGGCAAAAACTGTCATTGGCCAAAAAGGACTGCTAAAGTATACATTAACTTAGGCAATAATCCCGAATTAACGCAGGCTGCTCAAGATGCCATTAGTGCTTGGAACGATACTGGTAGTTTCACTTTTACCAAAACTAATAAAAAGAAACAGGCACAAATTATAATTGGGCCATCGTTTGACCCAGACACTAAAGCCACCGGCCTAACAGGTATCACCTACAATCCCAAGACTAAGCAGCTTTACAAGGCAAAAATAAAATTAAATGTTTATTATCTATTAAATCCTTTGTATGATTATACTTATCAGCGGATTATCAACACTGTCGAACATGAGTTAGGCCACGCGATTGGTCTTAACCACAACAAGGGCAAGTCCGTCATGTATCCTGCTGGCTCCATTTACCCGATTGAGCCGCAAGACGTCGCTAAAGTTAAGCAAATTTATCATCATAGGTAA
- a CDS encoding GNAT family N-acetyltransferase, with translation MEKEKFTFKRIDDMSGREMFCIARLRINTFVTEQEITVPELDDEDLTAVQVYLLNKDKTMALAVCRIFLEDGKWMLGRVAVAKAARGQKLGSKMMTQVHKYLKQHGVDRLYCHAQWQAKPFYDYLGYQVVGEPFTEAGIKHVMMSYEL, from the coding sequence GTGGAAAAGGAAAAATTTACTTTTAAAAGAATTGATGACATGTCGGGGCGCGAAATGTTTTGTATTGCCCGCTTACGGATTAATACTTTCGTAACAGAACAAGAGATTACGGTACCAGAATTAGACGATGAAGACTTAACGGCTGTCCAAGTCTACTTATTAAATAAGGATAAGACGATGGCATTAGCTGTCTGCCGGATTTTTCTAGAAGATGGTAAGTGGATGTTGGGCCGAGTTGCCGTTGCTAAGGCAGCACGCGGTCAAAAGCTGGGTAGTAAAATGATGACGCAAGTACATAAATACTTAAAGCAGCATGGCGTAGATCGCTTATATTGTCATGCCCAGTGGCAAGCTAAGCCATTTTATGATTATTTGGGTTATCAAGTGGTGGGCGAGCCCTTTACTGAGGCTGGCATTAAGCACGTAATGATGTCTTACGAATTATAA
- the efp gene encoding elongation factor P — MVQAINLKKGMVFSQDGKLIRVLKANHHKPGKGNTVMQMDLRNVESGAVVHKTMRPTEKVDLVDITKKNAQYLYNEGDIYTFMDTETYEQYEVSSDQLGDDKLYLIPNIEVQLEFANGSKLLGVELPSTVVMKVTQTEPGIKGATVTGSGKPATMETGLVVQVPDFITEGEDLVINTDGGIYKSRAEGGK; from the coding sequence ATGGTACAAGCAATTAATTTGAAAAAAGGTATGGTTTTTAGTCAAGATGGCAAACTGATTCGCGTATTGAAGGCTAACCACCACAAGCCCGGCAAGGGCAACACAGTTATGCAAATGGACTTGCGTAATGTCGAAAGTGGTGCAGTGGTCCATAAGACAATGCGACCAACAGAAAAGGTTGACCTAGTTGATATTACGAAGAAAAATGCCCAATATTTGTATAATGAAGGTGATATTTATACCTTTATGGATACTGAAACTTACGAGCAATACGAAGTTTCTAGCGACCAATTGGGTGATGACAAGCTTTACTTAATTCCTAATATTGAGGTTCAGCTAGAGTTCGCCAATGGCAGTAAGCTGTTGGGTGTAGAATTGCCATCAACAGTTGTTATGAAGGTTACGCAGACTGAGCCGGGAATTAAAGGCGCAACTGTTACTGGCTCGGGTAAACCAGCTACAATGGAAACGGGCTTGGTTGTTCAAGTGCCTGATTTTATCACCGAAGGCGAGGACTTAGTAATTAACACTGATGGTGGGATTTACAAGTCAAGAGCCGAAGGCGGCAAGTAA